The Nicotiana tabacum cultivar K326 chromosome 14, ASM71507v2, whole genome shotgun sequence genome contains a region encoding:
- the LOC142168957 gene encoding uncharacterized protein LOC142168957 encodes MGCQERQDPFTPALCKGAMQEVHKDRVQAHSQDPERCKITAFKIGGDGTLRYQGRLCVPSVAGLREKIMIEIHQSRYSIHPGSTKMYHDVKEQYWWDNMKKSIAEFVAKCPNCQQVKIDGQAERTIQTLEDMLRACVLDFKGNWDDHLALIEFAYNNSYHSSIKMAPYEALYGRRCRSPVGWFEVGETELYGPDLIHQAIEKVKVIQERLRTAQSRQKSYSDVRRRDLEFEVGDWVFLKISPMKGVMRFGKKGKLSPRYIGPKCIGDPSRVIPIKDVQVTKDLSYDELPVAILDRQVRKLRTKDVASVKVLWRNKNIEEMTWEAEEEMKSKYPYLFQSENNEDTGGKKDAL; translated from the exons tgtaagattacagctttcaagatcggaggagatgggacactgagataccagggccgattatgtgtgcctagtgtggcagggttgcgagagaagattatgattgagattcatcagtcccgatattctatccatcctggctcgacaaagatgtatcatgacgttaaggagcagtattggtgggacaacatgaagaagtctattgcagaatttgtagccaagtgtcctaattgtcaacaagtaaagat tgacggacaggctgaacgtaccatccagacgctggaagatatgctacgagcatgtgttctagattttaaggggaattgggatgaccatctggcacttatagaatttgcctacaataatagctaccattccagtattaaaatggccccgtatgaggcactgtacgggaggagatgtagatcaccagttggatggttcgaagtcggtgagacagaattatatgggccagatttgattcaccaagccattgagaaggtgaaagtgatacaagagagactgaggacggcacaaagcaggcaaaagtcttattccgacgtccgacgtcgtgatctggaatttgaggttggtgattgggttttcctgaagatctcgccgatgaagggtgttatgcgttttgggaagaagggtaagttgagtccacggtatattgggcc gaaatgtattggagacccttctcgggtcatccctatcaaagatgtacaagttacaaaggatctatcatatgatgaactgccagtggctatattagatcgacaagtccgcaagctgagaacaaaggatgtagcttccgtgaaagtattatggaggaacaagaatatagaagaaatgacatgggaagcagaagaggagatgaagtctaaatacccttacctattccagagtgaaaataACGAGGataccgggggaaagaaggacgcattataa